The genomic window GATTCGTCTCCCTGAAAATAGATATGAGTCATGCCAAATGTAGTTGAAGCTTTGCGGTTAATATTACTCGTTGGAACCAGATAGTGAGATATAATCTGACGCAATTGCTACCCGAAAGTCAATGCTTGACACTCCCCGCTCATTCGCCATTATTCGCGCCGTCTGCGGGTATAGCTCAGTTGGTAGAGCGCGACCTTGCCAAGGTCGAGGTCACCGGTTCGAGCCCGGTTACCCGCTCCAGATTAAAGGGTCCGCAAGGACCCTTTTTTTATTGCTTCAGGTTCAGATGGCAGGGTGGCTCAGTGGCTACGGCGGAGGACTGCAAATCCTTTATTCGCGAGTTCGATTCTCGCCCCTGCCTCCAACCTGAACCTGTCTGCTTAACTTCAAAGCATCCCACCCGATAACTGCAAGCTTCAGAGAACTGCAACCTTCATCTTTTTAATTTCATAACATCCTACCTTTGACAATGGCAAAACAGACGGCATTATTCGCCCCGTTAGCGGGTATAGCTCAGTTGGTAGAGCGCGACCTTGCCAAGGTCGAGGTCACCGGTTCGAGCCCGGTTACCCGCTCCAGATTAAAAAGGGAGGAGTTCTCCTCCCCTTTTATTTTAAGTGGTTGTTAACGGCAGGGTGGCTCAGTGGCTACGGCGGAGGACTGCAAATCCTTTATTCGCGAGTTCGATTCTCGCCCCTGCCTCCAACCTTTCACTACTACAATTAACTATTTAGAAGCTGTTTAAATAACGCATGTACCCTGTTCATGCGTTCAATCAACGTATCAGGTGTTGTGATTACTGCATGCCTGCGCATGGTCTCCCACTCGGTGGCCGCCGCATCTTTCGGCAGCTTGCCGATTGATCGCCATAATTCGACACGCAGCGCATTCTCCATCTGCCGATAGTCAAGGTATGTCCCGGCCAGCCAGCGACCCGCCTCTTGCCACATTTCAGGCGCTGACTCCGGAAGATCATTGAGCAGATCAATGGTCCGGCGACCATTTCCGCCGAATGCCAGACGTGCATATTGCGCCAGAAACTCGATATCAACCAGACCACCGGCATCATGTTTGAGATTGATCAGCGACTCTGACTTGCTGGCCAGATGATCGATCATCTTACGACGCATCTCCATTACATCTTTAGCCAGCGTATGATGATCCCTTTGCTGATCGAGAATCTCCGTCACGATATCTTCCACAGCTCTCTTTGCAGCATCAGGGCCTGCCGCAGCGCGTGCTCTACAGAGCGCCTGATGCTCCCAGGTCTGGGCCTCACGCAACTGATAATCGTGGAAGCCGATCAGACTGGTCACCAGCACACCGGAACTTCCCGATGGACGCAACCGTGCATCAAACTCGAAGCCCGCCCCGAACGGCGGCGGTGCAGTCAGATACTGGATGGCACGTCGCCCAATGCGCTGGGCATGCTCACCGGCACTGCGTTTGCCGAACATCTCACGCGGATCGTCATGCACGAAAACAAAGACCATATCTAGATCGGAGACCAGCCCCATCTCGTGCGAACCATGTTTACCCATGGCCAGCGCCACGAATGGAAAGTCTCTGGGTAGATCCATCTGAAACAGGCAGAGACGAATCACCGCAGCCGTTGCAGCATCGGCAATATCCGCCATCCAACCGCCAATGGTCATGGCATCGGATGCATGTGCATCAACTGCCAGCGCGCATAACAGGCGTCCTTTATCTACGCCACGGCCAATATCAGCCAGTGTCTGTTCAACATCGTCAAAATCGTTCAGTGCATCAAGCTCTGCACAGATAGCCCTGATATCCACCTCACCATGCTCGGCCATCAGCGGCCACTCCAGCCATGAAGGGTCTCTGGCAATATGATCTGCCAGATAACGGCTGGCAGAGAGCACACCGATCAACCAGTCCAGTGCCCCCTGATGGGTAGCCAGAAGATCGATCCAGGTAGCACGACCGGAGATGGCGTGGATCAGGTCGGCAAAGGCCTCCAGTGCGGAGAGTCCATTCTCATCATCGAGCCATTTCGGCATCGCCTGTTGCAGAATGCGCCCGGTCTGCACCCTGCTACGCTCAGGCAGCAGACCACGCGAAAGCCACCTGTCAATTCGCTCAAGCGCCAGCCCCATGCGCTCACGCTCTTCCTCTGCCAATTTTTCCATTCCCTGCTGCGAACCGGAGAGCCAATCGATCTCTTCCACAACATCGTCACCAACCGGTTTGACAAACTTTCTGAATGCATCCTCGACAATGGCAGCGTGATGCACCATCTGCTGCTCGATATGATCGATGCCGGTCGCAGCAGTGAGATAGTCGGCATAATCCTCGGGCAATTTATGGGTCTGCTCACCACGGCGAGACTGAATCGCATGCTCAATGCGCCGCCAGAAGCGGTATGCAGCTTTCAGATCAGCCACATCCTCTTCCCCGATCACACCCGCCTGCATGAGTCGGTCAATGGCGATCATGCTGGGTTGAACCCTTAGCTTCTCATCACGTCCTGCATGCAGCAACTGCAATGACTGGATAATAAACTCAATCTCGCGGATACCACCCCTGCCCCGCTTGACATCAAAACCGGGTGCAATGCCGCCTAACCCCGCCTGCCCGTCGATGCGCCGCTTCATATCAGCAAGGGCTGATACTGTGGTGTAATCGAGATAACGCCTGAAAATAAAGGGGGAGATACCATCAATAAAGGCCTGACCCAGCGCCATATCCCCGGCTACCGGTCGCGCCTTGATCAGCATTGCCCGCTCCCAGGTCTGCCCATACTCCAGATAGTGGCTGAGTGTCGCCTCCAGATGCAGGGCAATAGCTGCCCCATCACCACCGGGACGCAGGCGCATATCCACCGGCCAGACGATGCCATCGGCTGTACGCTCACTCATCAGACGAATCAGCATACGTGAGAGATGCATATAATACTCAGGCGCAGGGATCGACTGACGCCCATCCACCGAGCTGCCTTCGCCCTGCCAGAGAAACAGTGGATCGACATCCGAACCCAGATTCAGTTCACGTCCACCCAGCTTGCCCAGTCCGATCACACAGAATGAACCGCCTTCGATACGGCCATAACGCGGCGCTATCAGCCTCTCTGCCATCCTCAAAGCCTCATCCATCAGCCCTGAAGCCAGATCGGCAATGGCGCGGCATGAGTCATCCATATCACCGTTTAATCCCATCTCCCACCAGATCAGGTGGCGATGACCGCGATGTTTGCAGTATCGAAGGTGCGACAAACAGCTCACCAGATCACTGCTCTCACTACCTGGCACCCAGCTTTCACTGCCATCGGGCAAGCGGGCTTCATCAAGCGGTCTGAACAGAGCGCTGCACTCAGCCTCATCAGCGTTGCGCATCAGTGTCGAAAACTGCTGCGATATTGCACAGAGACGCCGAACATCGGCATGTAAACTTGCGGGGCTATGTTGAAGGATGAAATCGATCTGATCACTCATTGCATGAGTATACCCATGCAATCGGAAGAGGAAAACCTTCGCAATCGGCGATTAAATTTCCATCTCTTCAGACCGATATATAAAAGTGAAAAGGTGAAAGCAGTTCATCTGCGATAAGCAAAGGAGACTCGGTGATGATGCAACAATCAGTCCAGTTAACCGGCATCTCGAGCTTTGGCAGCGACTGGGCTAACAGGATGGGGAATCCATGGATCGTAAGAAAAATCACCGATCACGTGCTCTTCTCTGCGCAACCGGGCCCATGGATGCTGGTTGAGCGCGACCATTTTCAACGCTGGGTCAATCTCAGCGCAGATCGCAACTTCCTGATCAGCTGGGTGGGTTGGTTAAACCGTTAAGTCTCCCCTTAAGATTTTACCGGACAAATAAAAAGGCCGCCCATTGGGCGGCCTTTCAGTTTCGATCTGATCAAGCGTGATTAGACAGAGTAGTAGAGTTCGAACTCTTTCGGATGCGGACGCATACGAACTTCGTTGAGCTCTTCCATCTTCAACTCGATGTAGGCATCAATCATATCGTCATCCATGACACCACCGACTTTCAGGAAGTCACGATCTGCATCCAGTGCATTGAGCGCCTCTTCCAGAGAACCACAAACAGTAGGAATCAATTTGCCCTCTTCCGGTGGCAGGTCATAAAGATTCTTGTCTGCAGCTTCGCCCGGATCGATCTTGTTAGCAACGCCATCCAGACCAGCCAGCATCATAGCAGTGAATGCCAGATACGGGTTAGCTGTGCAGTCAGGGAAGCGAACTTCGATACGGCGAGCCGGATCAGAGTTTACAACCGGAATACGGATGGAAGCTGAACGGTTACGGTTGGAGTAAGCCAGCATAACCGGTGCTTCAAAGCCTGGAACCAGACGCTTATATGAGTTGGTAGAAGCGTTGGTGATGGCGTTCAGTGCCTTGGCATGTTTGATGATGCCACCGATATACCACAGTGCTTCCTGGGAGAGGTTGGCATACTTGTCGCCAGCAAAGAGGTTCTTGCCTTTGAGCCACAGAGACTGATGCACATGCATGGCAGTACCGTTATCACCGTAGATCGGCTTAGGCATGAAGGTAGCAGTTTTACCGTGTGCATGTGCCACATTGTGGATTACATACTTGTACCACTGCACCTCATCCGCCTTCTGGATCAACTCAGCAAACTTCATTGCCAGCTCACACTGACCAGCCGTTGCCACTTCGTGGTGATGGGCTTCAACTTCGATGCCGATATCAGTCAGAACCAGTGACATGTCGCTACGAATTTCATGCAGGGAATCAACCGGAGGAACCGGGAAGTAACCACCCTTCACGCGTGGACGATGACCGGAGTTACGCATCATGCCTTCAGAAGCATCAGCGAAGTTCTTATCGGAGTTCCAGGCCGCCTCTTCAGACTCGATCTGGTAGCCACAACCACCCATGTCGTTATTGAAGCGTACACCGTCAAAGATGAAAAACTCAAGTTCAGGACCGAAATATGCAGTATCAGCGATGCCGGCAGAACGGATGTAGTTCAGAGCACGCTGCGCCACCTGACGTGGGCAACGGTTATAATCCTGACCAGTGATCGGATCGATAACCTGGGCGATCAGAACCAGCGTGGAAGCCTCAAAGAACGGATCGATATTGGCACTTGCCGGATCTGGAATCAGCGCCATGTCTGAATTATTAATATCACACCAGCCAGCAACCGATGAGCCATCGAAGGCAAAGCCGTCTTCGAATGAATCTTCACTCAACTGATGGATTGGATAGGTTACATGCTGCCATTTGCCACGTGTATCGGTGAAACGTACGTCAACAAATTCGCACTCGTTCTCTTCGATCAAATCGAAAACTTTTTTGATAGCGTCACTCACAACTAATCTCCTGTTCTGTTTTTAGAAAGTCCCACCCGGTAAAATGGATGCGCGACTGTGTCATAATATGGTTAAAAAGGCAATCTCAGAACTTGCTATAGCGCCTCGTGATCGCGCTCGCCAGTACGAATACGGATCACCTGCTCAACAGGAGATACGAAAATCTTACCATCGCCCACCTTGCCACTTGATGCTGCAGCGCAGATCGCTTCCAGTGCCTCTTCGATGCGATCATCACCGACAACCACCTCCACCTTCACCTTGGGCACAAAATCAACCACATACTCGGCGCCACGATAGAGCTCGGTGTGCCCCTTCTGGCGGCCATGGCCTTTGACTTCAGTGATGGTCATGCCATCGATACCCAGTTCGCCCAGTGCATCTTTGACGTCATCGACTTTGAATGGTTTGATGATTGCTTCGATTTTCTTCAATTTATTCTCCTTCCAACAAAAAAAACTGCTATCGCGCGCCGGGAACACCGGCGCTTGCTACTCCCAGAAACCGTGGGTGATCGGATAACGGCGATCACGGCCAAAGGCGCGTTCGGTGATCTTCACACCCGGCGGCGACTGGCGGCGTTTATACTCTGCCAGCTGCAACATGCGCACCACCCGCTTGACCTCGGCAACATCATAACCGCGTGCAGCAATTTCTTCCACGCCCAAACGCTCTTCGATGTGAGCTGCGAGGATTGCATCAAGCACATCATAATCGGGTAGCGAGTCGGAATCTTTCTGATCAGGCCTGAGTTCTGCCGAAGGCGGTTTGCTGATCGTATTTTCCGGAATAAGTTCGATATCCCGATTTATCCAGCGCGAAAGTGCAAATGCCTGCGTCTTATAAACGTCCTTAAGCACGGCAAAACCACCGGCCATATCGCCGTAAAGGGTAGCGTAACCCACGGCCATCTCAGATTTATTGCCTGTAGTGAGCACCATACGCCCTGTTTTGTTTGAAATCGCCATGAGTAACACGCCGCGAATACGTGCCTGAATATTCTCCTCGGTCAGATCAGGTTCTGATTTACCCCAGCTTGCAAAGGTATCGCTTAGCGTCTGTTCTATCACATCCACACCATCAGCGATGGGCAGCGTGATCGATTCCATACCAAGATTGTGAACCAGCGCCTGGGCATCAGAGAGCGAGTGGTCGCTGGAGTAACGTGACGGCAGCAGAACACCGAGCACATTCTCAGCCCCCAGCGCCTCTACAGCGATCACTGCAGTCAGTGCCGAATCGATACCGCCGGAGAGACCAATAACCACCTGCTTACAACCATTGCGCTGCACATAATCAGCCACACCCAGCACCAGTGCGCTGTGCACCTGCTCCAGATCTTCCGGCAGGGGTGTCAGCAGTTGGCAACCCACTGCAGCAAGATCAACGACCCCGCTCCAGGTTTCAAACATCGGCGCGCGCAAGAGAAGGTTACCCTGACTATCTGCAACATGAGAACCGCCATCAAAAACAACCTCATCCTGACCACCGACCGGATTGAGATAGACCACGGGTGCCGCAAACTCTCTGGCGCGTCGTGCCACCAGCGCCTCACGCTGCACCTGCTTACCCATATGAAATGGTGATGCATTAAGATTCAGCCAGACGTCACAGCGATTGCCTGCCTGCTCATTTGCCAGTTCATCATGCCAGAGATCTTCACAGATGCCGACCCCGATGGACCAACCATTGACCTCAAAGATGGTGTTATCACCGAGACCCGCTGAAAAGTAGCGCTGCTCATCAAAGACACCGTAGTTGGGCAATTTCTGTTTGTCGTAATATCCAACGACTCTGCCGTGGGATGCCAGCACCACACTGTTGCGCAGTTCGGAGCCGTCTCTACGTGGTGCCCCAAAAGCCACGATGGCATTGCCAGTAGCAGCGACAATCGCCTCTACAGCCAGCTCCACCTCATCCATAAACAGCGGCCGCAGCAACAGATCTTCAGGTGGATAACCGGTAACAGCAAGTTCAGGAAATATTGCCAGATCACAGCAGCTCTTTTGCGCCGCTGCCATGGCCTGATGGATCTGGCGCACATTGCCGCTCAGATCACCGACCCTGGGGCTGATTTGTGCAATAAAGAGTTTCATAGGCGTTCTGACCCCGGCACAAACATCGCATCGCCATAGGAGTAGAAGCGGTAGTTATGTGCTTTGGCAAATTCGTAGGCATCCAATACAGCGTCACGCCCGGCAAGCGCAGAGACCAGCATAATCAGGGTCGATTTGGGCAGATGAAAATTGGTTAGCAGCGCGTCCACAATCTGGAAATGGTAACCCGGATAGATAAAGATGGAAGTCCTGCCTGCACCGGCCTTCAGCTCTCCCCCAACAGCGGCTGCCTCCAGTGTGCGCAAGCTTGTAGTACCGACAGCAACCACGCGTCGCCCCTCAGCCTTGGCCCGATTCACCAGATCAGCTGTTTCAGCAGGCACAATATACGCCTCCTCATGCATCACATGATTGTTCACATCATCCACCTGCACAGGTTGGAAGGTGCCGGGACCGACATGCAGTGTGACATGGGCGAAAACCGCACCTGCATCCTGCATTGCAGCCATCAGCTCAGCTGTCAAATGCAGCCCTGCTGTGGGAGCAGCCACGGCACCGGCATGCTTGGCAAATACGGTCTGATAACGCTCTTTATCTTCCTCACTGTCTGGGCGATCAATATAGGGAGGCAAAGGCATATGACCAAAGGTCTCAATAGCAGCAGCCACATCATCGGCATGCAGCAGCACCTCGATATGCTTGCCATCGCGCTTCAACACCTCGGCACTGAACTCTTCTGAAAATGTAATGATCATACCCGGTTTCAATGGTTTGTTTGATTTTCCCCAGGCCAGCCATACGTGATTCTCCCCTGCCGGCTCCAGAAGCAGCACCTCAGCCTTGCCACCACTGGCTTTAGTGCCTATCAGACGGGCTGGGATAACTCTGGTGTCATTGATCACCCACACATCGCCGGGTTGCACCAGTCCGGGAAGATCACTGATCTTCGCGTCGGCAGGGCCATCCCCTGTTTCAGGCAGGCAGAGCAGACGCGAAGCATCACGCTGCTTAAGCGGCTTTTTGGCTATAAGATGTTCCGGAAGTTCAAAATCGAAATCGCTGACTTGCATGGCGCAGGAGTCTAGAAGCCTGTCGGCTATTTGGAAATGATCAGCAGTGAAAGCAGCGCTAGGCCGGTTTATGCATCACCTCATAGAGTGCGGTTTTCAACTCTTTAGCCTTAAACGGTTTCTGCAGAAAGGCCTCAGGTCGATCACCACTAACCAGTGTCCCCGCCTCCACTTCACTGTAGCCGGAGACAAGAATGATCGGAACATTCGGATTGATCTGTCGCATCCCTGCCATCGCTTCAACACCACCGAGCACCGGCATGGTCATATCCAGCAGCACAGCCACCAGATCATTATGATGTTTCCCGAACTGCTCCAGCCCCTCTTTACCATCATCAGCAGTTATCACCTCGAAATTGAGCATTTCAATAAATGAGCAGGCCACCGAGCGCACGCGAAGATCATCATCAACCACAAGTACCCTGCCATCACCTTGCCACGCCTCCACCTCCATGGTGGTGACCATCTTCTCTTTTACCGCTTGATTGGTAGCAGGAAGATATACGCGGAAGGCAGTGCCTTTACCGGGTTCACTGAATAGCTGAATGGCGCCTTTGTGGCCGCAGACAATACCCAAAACAGCCGAAAGACCCAGACCACTACCGGTCTCCTTGGTAGTGAAGAAGGGGTCAAAAATCTTCGTCTGCATCTCCGGATCAATGCCGCAACCGTTATCACGGATCTCAATGGCGACAAACTCACCCTCATCCAGTTCAGAGCCGTTATACATCCGATCCAGCACGTTGCGATCAATATGTTTATAACCAGTCGACACCTTGATCTCACCAGTCTCTTTGCCGATCGCATCTGCAGAGTTAACAATAAAATTGAGAATCAGCTGCTGGATCTGGGCCACATCCCCCTCAATACCGGGAAGGTGGCTATCGAGTTTCATTTTCAGGGAGATATTGCTACTGACCGAGGCTCTGATCAGTTTACCCATCGATTTCACCATCTCGTTAAGGTTGAGAACCTCCAGCTCATAACTCCCCTTACCGGCATAGGCGAGCATCTGCTTACATAGTTCAGCGGCATGGTCACAGGTGCCGACTATGTTCTCGATATGGCCGTGCAGTGGCGAATCGGGTTCTGCCTTGGCAATAGCCAGCTCCGCATTACCTGAGATGGCAGCCAGAAGGTTATTAAAATCGTGGGCAATGCCACCAGCCAGAACACCGAGTGACTCCAGTCGCTGGGCATGCTCCAGCTGCGTCTTGAGATTATAGTGCTCTTCATCCTGCCGCACCCGCTCAGTTGCATCCTCCAGCGATACCAGGAAGGCAGGGATCCCCTCAATTCTGACAGGTGATGAGAGCAGTGATCCGGTAAAGGAGCTGCCATCCTTTTTCACGATATGGATATCGTAAAGTGGGATCGGTCGGCCGCTGTCACTCATACGGTTGATATTCTCCAACACCAGGCCGTGATCCGAGGCATCAATATAATCAAACAGCGAACTGCCAATCACCTCTTCAGCCCCGTCAGCCCCCAGTAATATAGCTGCATTAATATTACAGTAGATCCATCTGCCATCACTATGCAGTGCTATGGCATGCGGCATCGCATCAAGCAGTTGACGATGGCTCACCTT from Mariprofundus sp. NF includes these protein-coding regions:
- the glnE gene encoding bifunctional [glutamate--ammonia ligase]-adenylyl-L-tyrosine phosphorylase/[glutamate--ammonia-ligase] adenylyltransferase, coding for MSDQIDFILQHSPASLHADVRRLCAISQQFSTLMRNADEAECSALFRPLDEARLPDGSESWVPGSESSDLVSCLSHLRYCKHRGHRHLIWWEMGLNGDMDDSCRAIADLASGLMDEALRMAERLIAPRYGRIEGGSFCVIGLGKLGGRELNLGSDVDPLFLWQGEGSSVDGRQSIPAPEYYMHLSRMLIRLMSERTADGIVWPVDMRLRPGGDGAAIALHLEATLSHYLEYGQTWERAMLIKARPVAGDMALGQAFIDGISPFIFRRYLDYTTVSALADMKRRIDGQAGLGGIAPGFDVKRGRGGIREIEFIIQSLQLLHAGRDEKLRVQPSMIAIDRLMQAGVIGEEDVADLKAAYRFWRRIEHAIQSRRGEQTHKLPEDYADYLTAATGIDHIEQQMVHHAAIVEDAFRKFVKPVGDDVVEEIDWLSGSQQGMEKLAEEERERMGLALERIDRWLSRGLLPERSRVQTGRILQQAMPKWLDDENGLSALEAFADLIHAISGRATWIDLLATHQGALDWLIGVLSASRYLADHIARDPSWLEWPLMAEHGEVDIRAICAELDALNDFDDVEQTLADIGRGVDKGRLLCALAVDAHASDAMTIGGWMADIADAATAAVIRLCLFQMDLPRDFPFVALAMGKHGSHEMGLVSDLDMVFVFVHDDPREMFGKRSAGEHAQRIGRRAIQYLTAPPPFGAGFEFDARLRPSGSSGVLVTSLIGFHDYQLREAQTWEHQALCRARAAAGPDAAKRAVEDIVTEILDQQRDHHTLAKDVMEMRRKMIDHLASKSESLINLKHDAGGLVDIEFLAQYARLAFGGNGRRTIDLLNDLPESAPEMWQEAGRWLAGTYLDYRQMENALRVELWRSIGKLPKDAAATEWETMRRHAVITTPDTLIERMNRVHALFKQLLNS
- the glnA gene encoding type I glutamate--ammonia ligase; amino-acid sequence: MSDAIKKVFDLIEENECEFVDVRFTDTRGKWQHVTYPIHQLSEDSFEDGFAFDGSSVAGWCDINNSDMALIPDPASANIDPFFEASTLVLIAQVIDPITGQDYNRCPRQVAQRALNYIRSAGIADTAYFGPELEFFIFDGVRFNNDMGGCGYQIESEEAAWNSDKNFADASEGMMRNSGHRPRVKGGYFPVPPVDSLHEIRSDMSLVLTDIGIEVEAHHHEVATAGQCELAMKFAELIQKADEVQWYKYVIHNVAHAHGKTATFMPKPIYGDNGTAMHVHQSLWLKGKNLFAGDKYANLSQEALWYIGGIIKHAKALNAITNASTNSYKRLVPGFEAPVMLAYSNRNRSASIRIPVVNSDPARRIEVRFPDCTANPYLAFTAMMLAGLDGVANKIDPGEAADKNLYDLPPEEGKLIPTVCGSLEEALNALDADRDFLKVGGVMDDDMIDAYIELKMEELNEVRMRPHPKEFELYYSV
- a CDS encoding P-II family nitrogen regulator, giving the protein MKKIEAIIKPFKVDDVKDALGELGIDGMTITEVKGHGRQKGHTELYRGAEYVVDFVPKVKVEVVVGDDRIEEALEAICAAASSGKVGDGKIFVSPVEQVIRIRTGERDHEAL
- a CDS encoding NAD+ synthase — translated: MKLFIAQISPRVGDLSGNVRQIHQAMAAAQKSCCDLAIFPELAVTGYPPEDLLLRPLFMDEVELAVEAIVAATGNAIVAFGAPRRDGSELRNSVVLASHGRVVGYYDKQKLPNYGVFDEQRYFSAGLGDNTIFEVNGWSIGVGICEDLWHDELANEQAGNRCDVWLNLNASPFHMGKQVQREALVARRAREFAAPVVYLNPVGGQDEVVFDGGSHVADSQGNLLLRAPMFETWSGVVDLAAVGCQLLTPLPEDLEQVHSALVLGVADYVQRNGCKQVVIGLSGGIDSALTAVIAVEALGAENVLGVLLPSRYSSDHSLSDAQALVHNLGMESITLPIADGVDVIEQTLSDTFASWGKSEPDLTEENIQARIRGVLLMAISNKTGRMVLTTGNKSEMAVGYATLYGDMAGGFAVLKDVYKTQAFALSRWINRDIELIPENTISKPPSAELRPDQKDSDSLPDYDVLDAILAAHIEERLGVEEIAARGYDVAEVKRVVRMLQLAEYKRRQSPPGVKITERAFGRDRRYPITHGFWE
- the queA gene encoding tRNA preQ1(34) S-adenosylmethionine ribosyltransferase-isomerase QueA, translating into MQVSDFDFELPEHLIAKKPLKQRDASRLLCLPETGDGPADAKISDLPGLVQPGDVWVINDTRVIPARLIGTKASGGKAEVLLLEPAGENHVWLAWGKSNKPLKPGMIITFSEEFSAEVLKRDGKHIEVLLHADDVAAAIETFGHMPLPPYIDRPDSEEDKERYQTVFAKHAGAVAAPTAGLHLTAELMAAMQDAGAVFAHVTLHVGPGTFQPVQVDDVNNHVMHEEAYIVPAETADLVNRAKAEGRRVVAVGTTSLRTLEAAAVGGELKAGAGRTSIFIYPGYHFQIVDALLTNFHLPKSTLIMLVSALAGRDAVLDAYEFAKAHNYRFYSYGDAMFVPGSERL
- a CDS encoding ATP-binding protein, whose translation is MGNWSRMQRSVMQMDPLLLTMLVSIPFVFIFATINFTLGLFDLSQIEFLMVLTLSALYWWARRGDPSSAVLKHLYILHPVTLFAFLFLQGGYSDIGFIWSLGLPFVACLSAGSRIGLAWTVVYALIIVALGIGAEDVAWQKLVYIGLGYFAFTLVAVYTVLSREKSEELKGVRLNETSSRLRQGEIALSESKVSHRQLLDAMPHAIALHSDGRWIYCNINAAILLGADGAEEVIGSSLFDYIDASDHGLVLENINRMSDSGRPIPLYDIHIVKKDGSSFTGSLLSSPVRIEGIPAFLVSLEDATERVRQDEEHYNLKTQLEHAQRLESLGVLAGGIAHDFNNLLAAISGNAELAIAKAEPDSPLHGHIENIVGTCDHAAELCKQMLAYAGKGSYELEVLNLNEMVKSMGKLIRASVSSNISLKMKLDSHLPGIEGDVAQIQQLILNFIVNSADAIGKETGEIKVSTGYKHIDRNVLDRMYNGSELDEGEFVAIEIRDNGCGIDPEMQTKIFDPFFTTKETGSGLGLSAVLGIVCGHKGAIQLFSEPGKGTAFRVYLPATNQAVKEKMVTTMEVEAWQGDGRVLVVDDDLRVRSVACSFIEMLNFEVITADDGKEGLEQFGKHHNDLVAVLLDMTMPVLGGVEAMAGMRQINPNVPIILVSGYSEVEAGTLVSGDRPEAFLQKPFKAKELKTALYEVMHKPA